The Pseudofrankia inefficax genome window below encodes:
- a CDS encoding polysaccharide deacetylase family protein, with product MSDLAPVEARERDAGRSRRRLTAWALVGAIGLASAGVAEAAGPALATEPPPAAAPAPARAGAPAPTTAPAAAHAPAAVPAQGSAGASGAARQRPAYTVHRVLPNAPANAIALTFDDGPDPTWTPQVLALLRQYDVRATFCIVGRQARAYPDLVRRIVAEGHAICNHSMTHPLPFSHRSAAAIDAEIGGAQSAITAAAGTAPRLFRAPGGDWSPPVFSAEASRGLTPVAWNVDPRDWSRPGTQKIVTSLLAAKPGDILLCHDGDGEHPAGVDRSETVQALRTVLPQLKSRGLTFVTL from the coding sequence GTGAGCGACCTGGCGCCGGTGGAGGCTCGGGAGCGGGACGCGGGCCGGTCGCGGCGTCGGCTGACGGCCTGGGCGCTCGTGGGGGCCATCGGGCTGGCCTCGGCCGGCGTGGCTGAGGCCGCGGGGCCGGCGCTGGCGACCGAGCCGCCGCCGGCTGCCGCCCCCGCACCGGCTCGGGCCGGTGCTCCGGCTCCGACGACGGCTCCGGCTGCCGCCCACGCTCCGGCTGCCGTACCGGCTCAGGGGTCGGCAGGTGCTTCCGGGGCCGCCCGGCAGCGGCCCGCCTACACCGTGCACCGGGTTCTTCCGAACGCGCCGGCCAACGCGATCGCGCTGACCTTCGATGACGGGCCGGACCCGACCTGGACGCCGCAGGTGCTCGCGCTGCTGCGGCAGTACGACGTGCGGGCGACCTTCTGCATCGTCGGGCGACAGGCACGCGCCTACCCGGACCTGGTCCGGCGGATCGTCGCCGAGGGGCACGCGATCTGCAACCACAGCATGACGCACCCCCTGCCGTTCTCGCACCGGTCCGCAGCCGCGATCGACGCGGAGATCGGTGGCGCCCAGTCCGCGATCACCGCCGCCGCCGGCACCGCTCCGCGCCTGTTCCGTGCGCCGGGCGGCGACTGGTCGCCGCCCGTGTTCAGCGCCGAGGCCAGCCGAGGCCTGACCCCGGTCGCCTGGAACGTCGACCCCAGGGACTGGTCCCGCCCCGGAACGCAGAAGATCGTCACCAGCCTGTTGGCGGCGAAGCCCGGGGACATCCTGCTCTGCCATGACGGCGACGGGGAACACCCGGCCGGCGTGGACCGGTCGGAGACGGTCCAGGCACTGCGGACGGTCCTGCCGCAGCTGAAGAGCAGGGGCCTGACCTTCGTGACCCTGTGA
- a CDS encoding MFS transporter, which translates to MDPSVMESSAGAAAGRTARFGASAQYALLAGPLLTMLDSSIVNVAVEPISRQTHTSLPTVQWIISGYLLALGAGLALTSYLARRFGTIPAYTGFLAAFTVTSALCAAAPGTGVLIAARVLQGLAGAPLVPLAMSMLLGGSGGAKSRMSPAAGILLFLGPALGPSLGGLLLGAVSGGDGWRVLFLINVPIGALAIAAARRLPAGVSPPPQPAARPDPVGLLLLVAGLVGVLYGVDRITRGSWTPPMTWGPVIGGVVVLVLYTLRSRSVEHPALDLSILRDRSVALAFTLCGTASVAAWSIVFVVPVFLESAQGHSALMTGVALLPQGIVTGLSTLAGASAGEKIGVRPTVLGGFALLVVASAGLFVLGDQTPLWLTALILAARAGAVGLTITPLVLVATEPLRPEQQADANTAFNVVQRILGSFGIGLVATLFTRRSAHAGAVPALHTVALVITVLAGLSTFAAFYLPRPRRSGDVSPVALH; encoded by the coding sequence GTGGATCCCAGCGTGATGGAGTCCAGCGCGGGCGCGGCGGCGGGCCGGACCGCTCGGTTCGGCGCGAGCGCGCAGTATGCGCTGCTGGCGGGCCCGCTGCTGACGATGCTCGACTCGTCGATCGTCAACGTGGCCGTCGAGCCGATCTCCCGCCAGACCCACACGTCGCTGCCGACGGTCCAGTGGATCATCAGCGGCTACCTGCTCGCCCTCGGCGCCGGGCTCGCGCTCACCTCGTATCTGGCCCGACGGTTTGGCACCATTCCCGCCTACACCGGGTTCCTCGCCGCGTTCACCGTGACGTCGGCGCTGTGCGCGGCCGCGCCGGGCACGGGTGTCCTCATCGCCGCCCGGGTGCTGCAGGGCCTGGCCGGGGCGCCGCTCGTCCCGTTGGCGATGTCGATGCTGCTCGGTGGATCCGGCGGGGCGAAGAGCCGGATGTCCCCGGCGGCCGGCATCCTGCTCTTCCTCGGCCCGGCGCTGGGCCCGAGCCTCGGCGGCCTGCTGCTGGGCGCCGTGAGCGGCGGGGACGGCTGGCGGGTGCTGTTCCTGATCAACGTGCCGATCGGCGCGCTGGCCATCGCCGCGGCCCGCCGGCTGCCGGCCGGCGTCAGCCCCCCGCCGCAGCCCGCTGCCCGGCCCGACCCGGTCGGACTGCTCCTGCTCGTCGCCGGGCTGGTCGGCGTGCTCTACGGCGTCGACCGCATCACCCGGGGCTCGTGGACGCCGCCCATGACCTGGGGTCCGGTGATCGGTGGCGTGGTCGTCCTCGTCCTCTACACGCTGCGGTCGCGCAGCGTGGAGCACCCCGCGCTCGACCTCTCGATCCTGCGCGACCGCAGCGTGGCACTGGCGTTCACGCTGTGTGGGACGGCGTCGGTGGCGGCGTGGTCGATCGTGTTCGTCGTGCCGGTCTTCCTCGAGTCGGCGCAGGGCCACTCCGCGCTGATGACCGGCGTCGCGCTGCTGCCGCAGGGGATCGTGACCGGGCTGAGCACGCTGGCCGGCGCGAGCGCTGGCGAGAAGATCGGCGTCCGGCCGACCGTGCTCGGTGGCTTCGCGTTGCTGGTGGTGGCGAGCGCCGGGCTGTTCGTCCTCGGCGACCAGACCCCGCTGTGGCTCACCGCGCTGATCCTCGCGGCCCGCGCGGGAGCGGTCGGCCTCACCATCACCCCGCTGGTGCTGGTGGCGACCGAGCCGTTGCGGCCGGAGCAGCAGGCGGACGCGAACACCGCGTTCAACGTCGTGCAGCGCATCCTCGGGTCGTTCGGGATCGGTCTCGTCGCGACCCTGTTCACCCGGCGGTCCGCCCACGCTGGAGCGGTTCCGGCGCTGCACACGGTTGCCCTGGTCATCACGGTGCTCGCCGGCCTCTCGACGTTCGCCGCCTTCTACCTCCCTCGGCCGCGCCGCTCAGGCGACGTCAGTCCTGTCGCGCTGCACTAG
- a CDS encoding winged helix DNA-binding domain-containing protein has protein sequence MRRVAAQLLASPLPARPTAAQRVRTVVQVVGHVLAVQAQDLRGLRLAIRSRAAGLTVADVDRAFAERRLVVTWLNRGTLHLVRAEDYGWLHALTAPRQEVNVRRRLGEEGVSPAEAERGVALVERALADDGPLSRAQLRDRLAAAGIPVAGQALIHILGLASLRGLLVRGPIVGSEQAYVLVRDWLGPVAATSDALDAAPLAAVDESRTPLPAQDETGGTESDRDTALVRLAVRYLAAHGPAGERDLASWSGLPLTDARRGLALAAGSGLTEPIGTEPLGAGLVDLAGRPRGLGDLPWDEVSPDSLPTRLLGPFDPILHGWAARDWVTGPYRSIVTVNGIFRAIALVAGRAAGTWTMPAGQVSLALFEPLPAAVELALRAESSDVRRFLAGDPGLAAG, from the coding sequence ATGCGGCGGGTGGCCGCGCAGCTGCTGGCCAGCCCGCTGCCGGCCCGGCCCACGGCCGCGCAGCGGGTGCGGACCGTCGTCCAGGTCGTCGGGCACGTGCTCGCGGTGCAGGCGCAGGACCTGCGCGGGCTGCGCCTCGCCATCCGGTCCCGGGCCGCCGGGCTGACCGTCGCGGACGTCGACCGTGCCTTCGCCGAGCGCCGACTCGTCGTGACCTGGCTGAACCGGGGCACCCTGCACCTGGTCCGGGCCGAGGACTACGGCTGGCTGCACGCGCTGACCGCGCCCCGTCAGGAGGTGAACGTCCGTCGCCGGCTTGGCGAGGAGGGCGTGTCACCCGCCGAGGCCGAGCGCGGCGTGGCCCTCGTCGAACGGGCGCTGGCCGACGACGGCCCACTGTCGCGAGCCCAGCTTCGGGACCGGCTCGCCGCGGCGGGTATTCCGGTCGCCGGGCAGGCGCTGATCCACATCCTGGGACTGGCGAGCCTGCGCGGGCTGCTGGTCCGCGGCCCGATCGTCGGGTCCGAACAGGCCTACGTCCTGGTCCGCGACTGGCTCGGCCCGGTGGCCGCAACCTCGGACGCACTCGACGCCGCGCCGCTGGCCGCCGTCGACGAGTCCCGGACGCCGCTGCCCGCGCAGGACGAGACTGGCGGAACGGAGAGTGACCGCGACACGGCGTTGGTGCGGCTCGCGGTGCGTTATCTCGCCGCTCACGGCCCGGCCGGCGAACGTGATCTGGCGAGCTGGTCCGGGCTGCCGCTGACCGACGCGCGCCGTGGGCTGGCCCTCGCCGCCGGCTCCGGCCTTACCGAGCCGATCGGTACCGAGCCGCTCGGTGCCGGGCTGGTGGACCTGGCTGGCCGCCCGCGCGGCCTGGGCGACCTGCCCTGGGACGAGGTAAGCCCGGATTCTCTGCCCACTCGGCTGCTCGGCCCGTTCGATCCGATCCTGCACGGCTGGGCGGCCCGCGACTGGGTGACCGGCCCATACCGCTCGATAGTCACCGTCAACGGCATCTTCCGCGCCATCGCGCTCGTGGCCGGCCGGGCGGCGGGCACCTGGACGATGCCGGCGGGCCAGGTGAGCCTCGCGTTGTTCGAGCCGCTGCCCGCGGCCGTCGAGCTGGCCCTGCGGGCGGAATCGTCAGATGTCCGACGTTTCCTCGCCGGCGACCCGGGCCTGGCTGCCGGCTGA
- a CDS encoding wax ester/triacylglycerol synthase domain-containing protein: MRSESMVDMHAGGRPLSRMDRYMLDFQRAYPTRPVSVTCYLLRVSGAPDLDAVRAAVLERVEAFPALTERLVERRGRAPRWEPGGGIDVASQVREYRLPADATEDDLRAMAARLSSIVTPLDRPAWEVGLVTSPGADDVHVFFRSSHVWVDGLSQTRVLTCLFGDQTAPAPWVRTGRLTARTLASAAVRQATTWSGPSAAPAALTEPSDGTCTVHWAHTDLERLRTLGKVYGGSVNDVYLVTVGGAIGAWSAPVGQRPVQAVLSVSTRRPAERAVLGNAFVATRVALPTEPAPPSERFAMMRQQTSYYKGDSNAALAERFWSDRVPSRFGHATIGGGQELRRAAVNTTNLGPIPGPLTVAGAPVTAALPVPAVREGRRQVLVTLGGVGRTATVGFTVPAPRGAELAGLWLTEIENLERAAGIVPVPDQHLPTLAGGLETR, translated from the coding sequence GTGCGCTCTGAGTCGATGGTCGACATGCATGCGGGAGGCCGGCCGCTGAGCCGGATGGACCGCTACATGCTCGATTTCCAGCGGGCCTATCCGACCCGGCCGGTCAGCGTCACCTGTTACCTGCTGCGCGTGTCCGGAGCGCCGGATCTCGACGCGGTGCGGGCGGCGGTGCTGGAGCGCGTCGAGGCGTTTCCCGCCCTCACCGAGCGCCTCGTGGAGCGCCGTGGCCGCGCCCCGCGCTGGGAGCCGGGCGGTGGGATCGACGTGGCCAGCCAGGTGCGGGAGTACCGGCTGCCGGCGGACGCGACCGAGGACGACCTGCGGGCGATGGCCGCGCGGCTGTCCTCGATCGTGACGCCACTGGACCGGCCGGCGTGGGAGGTCGGCCTGGTCACCAGCCCCGGCGCCGATGACGTCCATGTCTTCTTCCGCTCCAGCCACGTCTGGGTGGACGGCCTCTCGCAGACCCGGGTGCTCACCTGTCTGTTCGGCGACCAGACGGCGCCGGCGCCCTGGGTCCGGACCGGGCGGCTGACGGCCCGCACGCTGGCGTCCGCCGCGGTGCGCCAGGCCACCACCTGGTCCGGGCCGTCCGCCGCGCCCGCGGCTCTCACCGAGCCGAGCGACGGGACCTGCACCGTGCACTGGGCGCATACCGACCTCGAACGGTTGCGCACGCTCGGCAAGGTCTACGGCGGCTCCGTCAACGACGTCTACCTGGTCACCGTGGGCGGGGCGATCGGCGCCTGGTCGGCTCCCGTCGGCCAGCGGCCGGTGCAGGCGGTGCTCTCGGTCAGCACCCGGCGCCCCGCGGAGCGAGCCGTGCTCGGCAACGCCTTCGTGGCCACCCGGGTCGCCTTGCCGACAGAGCCGGCCCCCCCGTCCGAGCGGTTCGCGATGATGCGCCAGCAGACCTCGTACTACAAGGGGGACTCGAACGCGGCCCTCGCCGAGCGCTTCTGGTCCGACCGGGTGCCCAGCCGGTTCGGGCACGCGACGATCGGTGGCGGTCAGGAGCTTCGCCGGGCCGCGGTCAACACGACGAACCTGGGTCCGATTCCCGGGCCGCTGACGGTCGCCGGAGCCCCGGTCACCGCGGCGCTGCCGGTGCCGGCCGTGCGCGAGGGGCGCCGGCAGGTGCTCGTCACGCTTGGTGGCGTGGGACGGACGGCCACCGTCGGCTTCACCGTGCCAGCACCACGCGGCGCCGAACTGGCCGGCCTGTGGCTGACCGAGATCGAGAATTTGGAGCGTGCCGCCGGCATCGTCCCGGTACCGGACCAGCACCTGCCTACGCTGGCTGGCGGACTGGAGACCCGCTGA
- a CDS encoding PadR family transcriptional regulator: MTEPAFFVLTALVGAPRHGYGIVGEVRDLSQGRVQLKVGTLYGVLERLVADGLVALDREEIQQGRLRRYYRLTEPGSEALAAEAGRQEANAQVASRRLRALRPAGTGGSA, from the coding sequence ATGACCGAGCCCGCCTTCTTCGTCCTGACCGCGCTGGTCGGGGCGCCCAGGCACGGCTACGGCATCGTCGGCGAGGTCAGGGACCTCTCCCAGGGCAGGGTGCAGCTCAAGGTAGGCACGCTCTACGGGGTGCTGGAACGCCTCGTCGCCGACGGTCTGGTCGCGCTGGACCGGGAAGAGATCCAGCAGGGCAGGCTGCGCCGCTACTACCGGCTGACCGAGCCGGGCAGCGAGGCGCTGGCGGCGGAGGCCGGCCGGCAGGAGGCCAACGCGCAGGTCGCCTCGCGACGGCTCCGCGCGCTACGGCCCGCGGGCACCGGTGGGTCCGCGTGA
- a CDS encoding class I SAM-dependent methyltransferase, with the protein MATPSNTYTHGHHESVLRSHRWRTAENSAAYLLPALRPGMTLLDVGAGPGTITVDLAERVAPGQVTAVEVSESVLELPRAEAARRGAHTITFAVADVHALRFPDDSFDVVHAHQVLQHVADPVLALREMRRVCRPGGVVAVRDSSYSDFDWTPRPPELDEWLDLYLRAARANGGEPDAGRHLAGWAREAGFTDVTATTGHWVYESDADRRWWGEMWAERILRSDMAGQALARGLASQEDLERISRAWRDWAATPAAAITIPHGEVLARP; encoded by the coding sequence ATGGCGACTCCGTCCAACACCTACACGCACGGCCACCACGAGTCGGTGCTGCGCTCGCACCGCTGGCGGACGGCCGAGAACTCGGCCGCGTACCTGCTGCCGGCGTTGCGGCCCGGGATGACGCTGCTCGATGTGGGCGCAGGGCCGGGCACGATCACCGTCGACCTGGCCGAGCGCGTGGCACCGGGCCAGGTGACGGCGGTCGAGGTCAGCGAGTCCGTGCTCGAGCTCCCCAGGGCGGAGGCGGCCCGACGCGGCGCGCACACCATCACCTTCGCGGTCGCGGACGTGCACGCCCTGCGGTTCCCGGACGACTCCTTCGACGTCGTGCACGCCCACCAGGTCCTCCAGCACGTGGCCGATCCGGTGCTGGCACTGCGTGAGATGCGCCGGGTATGCCGGCCGGGCGGCGTGGTGGCCGTCCGGGACAGCAGTTACAGCGACTTCGACTGGACGCCGCGGCCGCCCGAGCTGGACGAGTGGCTGGACCTGTACCTGCGCGCGGCCCGGGCCAACGGCGGGGAGCCCGACGCGGGACGTCACCTCGCCGGCTGGGCGCGGGAGGCGGGCTTCACCGACGTCACGGCGACCACCGGTCACTGGGTATACGAGTCCGACGCCGACCGGCGCTGGTGGGGCGAGATGTGGGCCGAACGGATCCTGCGCTCCGACATGGCCGGCCAGGCGCTGGCCCGCGGCCTGGCCAGCCAGGAGGACCTGGAGCGGATCTCCCGGGCGTGGCGGGACTGGGCGGCCACCCCGGCAGCGGCGATCACGATCCCGCACGGCGAGGTCCTCGCGAGGCCCTGA
- a CDS encoding epoxide hydrolase family protein produces MTTLPDLRPFRIDVPRRDLDDLRTRLAAARWPAEVTGAGSDYGMPLGVVQRLANRWSSGYDWRAQEARLNEIPQFTTTIDGQNIHFLHVRSGEPGALPLLLLHGWPSSVAEFLGMIGPLTDPRGHGGGSAPAFDIVVPSLPGYGFSGPVTEPGWDSARMARAFATLMERLGYRRWGAVGGDAGALVGRELGILAPAGLVGVHLLQIFAFPSGDPAELAALSEADRASLSGSTADFQSKAGYQKIQQTRPQTLGYGLTDSPIGQLAWNAELWTGWGDYADYLDVDTYLTHVSIYWFTRTGVSSARHYYEDAHSGAGYRELPNKVPTAVAVFPEDYRTVRAFAERANNVVRYREFDRGGHFAYTTDPDLVVDDLRQFFADLD; encoded by the coding sequence ATGACGACGTTGCCTGACCTGCGGCCGTTTCGGATCGACGTCCCGCGGCGCGACCTTGACGATCTCCGCACCCGGCTGGCCGCCGCCCGTTGGCCGGCCGAGGTGACCGGCGCCGGCTCCGACTACGGCATGCCGCTCGGGGTGGTCCAGCGGCTGGCCAACCGCTGGAGCTCCGGCTACGACTGGCGGGCGCAGGAGGCCCGGCTCAACGAGATCCCACAGTTCACGACGACCATCGACGGGCAGAACATTCACTTCCTGCACGTGCGGTCCGGCGAGCCGGGAGCGCTGCCTCTCCTGCTCCTGCACGGCTGGCCAAGCTCGGTGGCGGAGTTCCTCGGGATGATCGGGCCACTGACAGATCCGCGCGGCCACGGCGGTGGCTCCGCGCCGGCCTTCGACATCGTGGTGCCCTCGCTGCCCGGCTACGGCTTTTCCGGCCCTGTCACCGAGCCGGGCTGGGACAGCGCACGGATGGCCCGCGCGTTCGCCACGTTGATGGAACGGCTGGGCTATCGGCGGTGGGGCGCGGTCGGCGGCGACGCCGGCGCGCTGGTCGGGCGGGAGCTCGGCATTCTCGCCCCGGCGGGCCTGGTCGGGGTGCACCTTCTGCAGATCTTCGCGTTCCCGTCCGGCGATCCGGCGGAGCTGGCCGCGTTGTCGGAGGCGGACCGGGCGAGTCTGTCCGGCAGCACCGCGGACTTCCAGAGCAAGGCGGGCTACCAGAAGATCCAGCAGACCCGGCCGCAGACTCTGGGGTACGGACTCACCGACTCGCCGATCGGCCAGCTGGCCTGGAACGCCGAACTGTGGACCGGCTGGGGTGACTACGCCGACTACCTCGATGTCGACACCTACCTCACTCACGTGAGCATTTACTGGTTCACCCGGACCGGTGTGTCCAGCGCGCGGCACTACTACGAGGACGCGCACTCCGGCGCCGGCTACCGCGAGCTGCCGAACAAGGTGCCGACCGCCGTCGCGGTGTTCCCTGAGGACTACCGGACCGTGCGGGCCTTCGCGGAGCGGGCGAACAACGTCGTCCGCTACCGGGAGTTCGACCGAGGCGGGCACTTCGCCTACACCACCGACCCGGACCTGGTCGTCGACGACCTTCGCCAGTTCTTCGCCGACCTCGACTGA
- a CDS encoding PKD domain-containing protein: MSTRVRRWAGPAALVALLVAGVAALVAGSAQGVAARSVSLDDVSAWLLSPAVGEAELVDGNSGAVVTRVELGVGALTGTQSGTGEFVADSATGKLRRIDGATYRVSAPATFGKPGEALGVYPAGETVFAVDQPTGLVSLLDPRTLAVRQTYSLAAKVAAGGIVTQGADVLWAVGATTGDLERVDGSGTTIVRHAVDPARTTLVTAAGLPVAVDLTARQVVRLGSRGVTGAGTCVDVAATDSSVQVVGSADRPAVYAVSGSRGVLLVSDLATGRCGDAVNLGVAGHRLGQPREAAGRVFVPDYTSGQVLVVDVTAGRVIADPTVMPPSTAFELRDEGAVVFYNDPATAKAGVISLDGAIRPIEKYSPATVGTAPGGPASLAGKLPSDAAGGSQPPTGGTSPPSGVQPTAVPTRPAATRPQRPTAPLTTIPPVGAGPAVASNDGRTAPTTSTTTEAPATGGGAPTVRIAVSAPQARVGTALTMQAVLVAADGTVTAGKLAQVSWSFGDGGSATGSQVTHAWTASGVYTVSADVRLTDGTSAAPVTSVTVVAPNVPPVTTPPVTNPPVTVPPVTTPPTTKPAVSPLKAVLSANKGSCTQDSANVTVDASGSAGGSGPLTYAFDFGDGTTAGPASAATVEHGYSQTGPFTVTVTITDATGASAKATATATLLHLAASATSVTVGQSVTLTGTGVCAGASLDLNIGAQYAGGTSTSGNIGHNVHEPNPYTSTWGTGTTTVSAHWSESDPYSDSNRLTITVTDPAPPPPLQVTASSTSITLGQSVTLTATGGVHGSDGTYSWYGANPSGLGTSLCGTTASCTTTPDTTGTWKYSVQVYDNAGNRAESNQLAVTVSP, from the coding sequence GTGAGCACCCGGGTGCGTCGCTGGGCGGGGCCGGCGGCGTTGGTCGCACTGCTGGTCGCCGGTGTCGCCGCCCTGGTGGCAGGCTCCGCGCAGGGCGTCGCGGCGCGGTCGGTGAGCCTGGATGACGTCTCCGCCTGGCTGCTGTCTCCGGCGGTCGGTGAAGCCGAGCTGGTCGACGGGAACAGCGGGGCGGTGGTCACGCGCGTCGAGCTCGGCGTAGGCGCGCTGACGGGGACCCAGTCCGGGACCGGCGAGTTCGTCGCGGACAGCGCCACCGGCAAGCTCCGCCGGATCGACGGGGCGACCTACCGGGTCTCCGCGCCCGCGACGTTCGGGAAGCCGGGCGAGGCGCTGGGGGTCTACCCGGCGGGCGAGACGGTGTTCGCCGTCGATCAGCCGACCGGGTTGGTCAGCCTGCTGGACCCGCGAACGCTGGCGGTCCGCCAGACCTACTCGCTGGCCGCGAAGGTGGCCGCCGGGGGGATCGTCACCCAGGGGGCCGACGTGCTGTGGGCCGTCGGCGCGACCACCGGGGACCTCGAACGGGTGGACGGTTCGGGCACGACCATCGTGCGGCACGCCGTCGACCCGGCCCGCACCACGCTGGTCACGGCCGCCGGCCTGCCGGTCGCGGTCGACCTGACCGCCCGCCAGGTGGTCAGGCTCGGCTCCCGCGGGGTCACCGGCGCCGGGACCTGCGTCGACGTCGCCGCCACCGACTCCAGCGTCCAGGTCGTCGGCTCGGCCGATCGGCCGGCGGTCTACGCCGTCAGTGGGAGCCGTGGCGTTCTGCTGGTCAGCGACCTGGCGACCGGGCGTTGCGGCGACGCGGTCAACCTCGGGGTGGCGGGGCATCGGCTCGGGCAGCCGCGCGAGGCCGCGGGCCGGGTGTTCGTCCCCGACTACACCTCCGGCCAGGTGCTGGTCGTCGACGTGACCGCCGGGCGGGTGATCGCCGATCCGACCGTGATGCCGCCCTCGACGGCGTTCGAACTGCGGGACGAGGGCGCTGTCGTGTTCTACAACGATCCCGCGACGGCGAAGGCCGGGGTGATCTCGCTCGACGGGGCGATCCGTCCGATCGAGAAGTACAGCCCGGCCACGGTCGGCACCGCCCCCGGCGGCCCGGCAAGCCTCGCCGGCAAGCTCCCGAGTGACGCGGCGGGTGGCTCCCAGCCACCGACCGGCGGCACCAGCCCGCCGTCAGGCGTCCAGCCGACCGCCGTGCCTACGCGCCCCGCCGCCACGCGGCCGCAGCGTCCGACGGCCCCCTTGACGACGATCCCGCCCGTGGGCGCCGGCCCCGCGGTCGCCTCGAACGACGGCCGGACAGCGCCCACCACCTCGACCACTACCGAGGCGCCGGCCACCGGTGGCGGGGCGCCGACCGTGCGGATCGCGGTCTCCGCGCCACAGGCTCGGGTCGGCACGGCACTGACGATGCAGGCGGTGCTGGTCGCCGCCGACGGGACGGTCACGGCCGGCAAGCTCGCACAGGTGTCGTGGTCGTTCGGCGACGGGGGCTCGGCGACGGGCTCCCAGGTCACGCACGCCTGGACGGCGAGCGGCGTCTACACGGTGTCGGCCGACGTTCGCCTCACCGACGGCACCTCGGCCGCGCCGGTCACCAGCGTCACGGTGGTCGCGCCCAACGTGCCGCCGGTGACGACGCCCCCGGTGACAAACCCGCCGGTGACAGTTCCGCCCGTCACGACACCCCCGACGACGAAGCCCGCGGTGTCCCCGTTGAAGGCCGTGCTGTCGGCCAACAAGGGCAGCTGCACCCAGGACAGCGCGAACGTCACGGTCGACGCCTCCGGTTCGGCGGGCGGTTCCGGTCCCCTGACCTATGCGTTCGACTTCGGCGACGGGACGACGGCCGGCCCGGCCTCGGCGGCGACCGTGGAGCATGGGTACTCGCAGACCGGACCGTTCACGGTGACAGTGACGATCACTGACGCGACAGGGGCCTCAGCGAAGGCGACCGCCACGGCCACGCTGCTACATCTCGCCGCGAGCGCGACGTCGGTGACCGTCGGGCAGTCCGTCACCCTCACGGGCACCGGCGTCTGCGCCGGGGCCAGCCTCGACCTGAACATCGGCGCTCAGTACGCCGGCGGGACCTCCACCAGCGGAAACATCGGACACAACGTCCATGAGCCCAACCCGTACACGTCCACCTGGGGCACCGGGACGACCACCGTCTCCGCGCACTGGTCGGAGTCCGATCCCTATTCGGACTCCAACCGCCTCACGATCACCGTCACCGACCCGGCGCCCCCGCCACCGCTACAGGTCACCGCAAGCTCGACGTCGATCACTCTCGGCCAGTCCGTGACCCTTACGGCGACGGGCGGCGTCCACGGCAGCGATGGCACGTATTCGTGGTACGGGGCGAATCCCAGCGGCCTCGGCACCAGTCTGTGCGGCACGACGGCAAGCTGCACCACCACGCCCGACACCACCGGCACCTGGAAGTACTCGGTCCAGGTCTACGACAACGCGGGCAACCGCGCGGAGTCCAACCAGCTCGCGGTGACCGTCAGCCCATAG
- a CDS encoding acetamidase/formamidase family protein — protein MEVVEFRPRPAQFAWTFGGVAPIRTVKPGTVLRLWTEDAFGGRLRTTSDLPSSSLTMPFVNPQTGPFYVEGAEPGDTLVLHLVELTPARGWGASSTIPFFGGLTGTDRTATLAPPLPERTWIYEVDRAKSTVTFTALSSEFQVDLPMSPMLGTVGVAPAAMEARSALVPDRFGGNMDTPEMRAGATCYLGVNVDGALFSIGDGHYRQGEGEACGTAVEGAMDVTLIVELVKGRAPQWPRLESDTHFITVGSSRPLEDAWRIGQVEMVTWLSELYGLETLDSYQLLSQISEAPLANVVDVNYSALAKIAKAYLPPVAAYDGMHRYLRDLAARIPPL, from the coding sequence GTGGAGGTCGTCGAGTTCCGGCCGCGGCCCGCGCAGTTCGCGTGGACCTTCGGCGGGGTGGCCCCGATCCGGACGGTGAAGCCGGGCACCGTGCTGCGGCTGTGGACCGAGGACGCCTTCGGTGGGCGCCTGCGCACGACCTCCGACCTGCCGAGCAGTTCGCTGACGATGCCGTTCGTCAACCCACAGACGGGGCCGTTCTACGTCGAGGGCGCCGAACCCGGCGACACGCTCGTGCTGCACCTGGTCGAGCTCACCCCGGCCCGAGGCTGGGGCGCGTCGTCGACGATCCCGTTCTTCGGGGGCCTGACCGGCACGGACCGCACCGCCACGCTCGCGCCGCCGTTGCCGGAACGCACCTGGATCTACGAGGTCGACCGGGCGAAGAGCACGGTCACATTCACCGCTCTGTCCAGCGAGTTCCAGGTTGATCTGCCGATGTCACCCATGCTGGGCACCGTCGGCGTCGCACCGGCCGCTATGGAGGCCAGATCGGCGCTGGTCCCGGACCGGTTTGGCGGGAACATGGACACCCCGGAAATGCGGGCCGGCGCGACCTGCTATCTCGGAGTCAACGTCGATGGGGCGCTGTTCTCCATCGGAGATGGGCACTACCGGCAGGGTGAAGGCGAGGCCTGCGGCACGGCTGTAGAAGGCGCCATGGACGTGACCCTGATCGTGGAGCTCGTCAAAGGCCGGGCGCCACAATGGCCGCGGCTGGAAAGCGACACGCACTTCATCACCGTCGGCTCAAGCCGGCCGTTGGAGGACGCCTGGCGGATCGGCCAGGTGGAGATGGTCACCTGGCTGTCGGAGCTGTACGGGCTGGAGACGCTCGACAGTTACCAGTTGCTCAGCCAGATCAGCGAGGCCCCGCTGGCCAACGTGGTCGACGTCAACTACAGCGCACTCGCCAAGATCGCCAAGGCCTACCTGCCGCCGGTCGCCGCCTACGACGGGATGCACCGCTATCTCCGCGACCTCGCGGCGCGGATCCCGCCGCTCTGA